One segment of Mastomys coucha isolate ucsf_1 unplaced genomic scaffold, UCSF_Mcou_1 pScaffold23, whole genome shotgun sequence DNA contains the following:
- the Anp32a gene encoding acidic leucine-rich nuclear phosphoprotein 32 family member A isoform X3: protein MRREVKELVLDNCKSIEGKIEGLTDEFEELEFLSTINVGLTSISNLPKLNKLKKLELSENRISGDLEVLAEKCPNLKHLNLSGNKIKDLSTIEPLKKLENLKSLDLFNCEVTNLNAYRENVFKLLPQVMYLDGYDRDNKEAPDSDVEGYVEDDDEEDEDEEEYDEYAQLVEDEEEEDEEEEGEEEDVSGEEEEDEEGYNDGEVDDEEDEEEAAEEEGSQKRKREPDDEGEEDD, encoded by the exons GTGAAAGAGCTGGTCCTGGATAACTGTAAGTCAATTGAAGGCAAAATTGAAGGCCTCACGGATGAGTTTGAAGAACTGGAATTCCTAAGTACAATCAACGTAGGCCTCACCTCCATTTCgaacttaccaaagttaaacaaACTCAAGAAG CTTGAATTAAGTGAAAACAGAATCTCAGGGGACCTGGAAGTATTGGCAGAGAAATGTCCGAACCTTAAGCATCTAAATTTAAGtggcaacaaaataaaagatctCAGCACAATAGAGCCACTG AAGAAGTTAGAGAATCTCAAGAGCCTAGACCTGTTCAACTGTGAGGTGACCAACCTGAATGCCTACCGAGAAAACGTGTTCAAGCTCCTGCCCCAGGTCATGTACCTCGATGGCTATGACAGGGACAACAAGGAGGCCCCTGACTCTGATGTCGAGGGCTACGTGGAGGATGACGATGAGGAAGACGAGGATG AGGAGGAGTATGATGAATATGCTCAGCTagtggaagatgaagaggaagaggatgaggaggaagaaggggaggaagaggacgTGAGTGGAGAGGAGGAG GAGGATGAGGAAGGTTACAACGACGGGGAAGTGGAtgatgaggaagatgaagaagaagctgCTG AAGAAGAAGGGAGTCAGAAGCGAAAACGAGAACCCGACGATGAGGGCGAAGAGGATGACTAA
- the Anp32a gene encoding acidic leucine-rich nuclear phosphoprotein 32 family member A isoform X2, giving the protein MEMDKRIYLELRNRTPSDVKELVLDNCKSIEGKIEGLTDEFEELEFLSTINVGLTSISNLPKLNKLKKLELSENRISGDLEVLAEKCPNLKHLNLSGNKIKDLSTIEPLKKLENLKSLDLFNCEVTNLNAYRENVFKLLPQVMYLDGYDRDNKEAPDSDVEGYVEDDDEEDEDEEEYDEYAQLVEDEEEEDEEEEGEEEDVSGEEEEDEEGYNDGEVDDEEDEEEAAEEEGSQKRKREPDDEGEEDD; this is encoded by the exons GTGAAAGAGCTGGTCCTGGATAACTGTAAGTCAATTGAAGGCAAAATTGAAGGCCTCACGGATGAGTTTGAAGAACTGGAATTCCTAAGTACAATCAACGTAGGCCTCACCTCCATTTCgaacttaccaaagttaaacaaACTCAAGAAG CTTGAATTAAGTGAAAACAGAATCTCAGGGGACCTGGAAGTATTGGCAGAGAAATGTCCGAACCTTAAGCATCTAAATTTAAGtggcaacaaaataaaagatctCAGCACAATAGAGCCACTG AAGAAGTTAGAGAATCTCAAGAGCCTAGACCTGTTCAACTGTGAGGTGACCAACCTGAATGCCTACCGAGAAAACGTGTTCAAGCTCCTGCCCCAGGTCATGTACCTCGATGGCTATGACAGGGACAACAAGGAGGCCCCTGACTCTGATGTCGAGGGCTACGTGGAGGATGACGATGAGGAAGACGAGGATG AGGAGGAGTATGATGAATATGCTCAGCTagtggaagatgaagaggaagaggatgaggaggaagaaggggaggaagaggacgTGAGTGGAGAGGAGGAG GAGGATGAGGAAGGTTACAACGACGGGGAAGTGGAtgatgaggaagatgaagaagaagctgCTG AAGAAGAAGGGAGTCAGAAGCGAAAACGAGAACCCGACGATGAGGGCGAAGAGGATGACTAA